Below is a genomic region from Triticum dicoccoides isolate Atlit2015 ecotype Zavitan chromosome 5A, WEW_v2.0, whole genome shotgun sequence.
gacaactcatgtctatggctaggaaacataaccatctttgatcaacgagctagccaagtagaggcatactagtgacactctgtttgtctatgtattcacacatgtatcatgtttccggttaatacaattctagcataaataataaacatttatcatgatataaggaaataaataataactttattattgcctctagggcatatttccttcagaagatcCGTCACTACCAGCCTGGCCAACTGCCTTCGGTGGAGAAGGTAGCCACCACCACCATGCCCGGGCCAAGAGATCCGGACGTCCTCGTGCCATGAAGATTacatggggggggggggtctccTCTTGTTGTTGTCGAGACGAGGAGCAGCCGCAGTGGATCTCGATCTAAACCCCTCGGGCCCAGATCAGATCTCATCGCAGCCAAAATCTAATCCGCCAACGGCCACCGAAAATCTCCTGGCCACCGCCAACCCACTGCGCACTGCCATTGGAGAAGGAGGGAGATGGACGCCGCTGCCCCCATGCGTTACCACCGGCCGAGGACTGCACCGTCGCTGCCACCTCACCACAAGGGCTTCACCCTGCGGCGTCCTCAGCGATGGCGGCGGTAGTGGGAGGCGATGAAGGGGGAGGGCTAAGGGCGGTGTGGAACGAGACTCCCCGGGAGCGGCGCGGTGCCGCGGCCTCGGGGGAGAGAGGTCTATATAAAAGTATAAATACACCCTTGAGCCTCAGGAGGCCCATGGTCAATCACCCTCTCAATTCTCAAACCAGCTTGGCTGACCCCTGgagcttagagcatctctagccgcgcccccaacaggcccccccaggccactttttcggtgccggcgccgaaaaaacggcccagtcgcgcccccaggatgccgaaaatcgccggttcggaccttttttccgcccggcggtcacaggccgaacccggcgcgctggggagcagttgggggctccggcgctagggaaaagcacgcctggcccacaccgacaggggaaaagtcaaggttttcttcccccgactcgcctcgcaccccccgcaccctcggccaccactagctatatcccggcgacggccgccgccctactccgctagatagccattccccgccggaaaatagcagcgcttcaccgcggcagcccctcccacagcagctgggcgtttctggccgccgtttccggccgcggaggcgcggtttagcggtgggtacacgcccaccgaatgcaaggtgttcggcgttttgcctgtctcggcgatggactcggataacgaggaagagcttgccacgctgctggaggaggaagccgcggccgacgtccaggaagaagagcatctcatggtgctcgccgccctcgcccagctgctggcgagcaatgaaaagccgcggcgaggtggctcggcgccggggtgggtgaaagcaaagaaccggcatcgtcttgaaggctactgcatgctctactacgactacttcgccgatgctccacttcatggcgagaaaacatttcggcgccgttatcggatgagccgaaagctcttcctcaggattgtgaattccatccgggagttcgacaactacttcaagtgcaagatggattgcactggcgctcttggattcacctccatccggaAGTGCACGACagtgatgaggatgcttgcatatggagctcccagtgattcactcgacgactatgggcgcatggccgagtccaccagcatagagtgtttctacaagttttgtcgggcagtggtggcagtgtttggcccacaatacttgagaacacccaatgcggaagacactgctcggatcctagcccagaatgcagcaagaggatttcctgagatgcttggaagcatcgactgcatgcattggaaatggaagaattgcccatttggttggcaggggatgtacaaaggcgccaaaggcggttgcagtgtggtgcttgaggcggtagccacacaggacctctggatttggcactccttctttggtatgccaggaactcacaatgacatcaacgtgctgcagtgctctcctatttttgccaagctcgttgagggccattctcctccggtgaacttcgagattaatgggcaccaatacaacaaggggtactacctagcagatgacatctatccgagatggccgacatttgtgaagacgatctcaaaccctgcggcaggaggcaagaacgcctggtttgtgaaagttcaggaggcttgcaggaaggatgtcgagcgggcatttggtgtgctccaatctcgattcgctgttgttcggtaccccgctcagacctggtccaaagatcaaatgtgggagattatgacttgctgtgtcatcttgcacaacatgatcatcgagagcgagcaagaagacccagtgtttgacactgaaccatactacaggcaggatcctctagccgaagttgatcaccatctaccggcaacttggactgcctatctcaataTGTGTCAGGAGAtctgagacccacaggtgcatcatcaactgcagaaagatctgattgagcacctatggaggctcaaggggacgccgtgtgatgaaatacgagtttttatttgttgaactatataatttgtatcaaactatttgttgttgtactattttgttaaagtatttgatttttctgtgatgaaatatgtgataagaaataattgtgttgataattgaatgccgagacacggcgaaaccacgccgaatatgggcctattctcgctcaTATGGGCCatttattcgccgaaattgggctgcaaagtggaccaatttcggcgcctgggggcgacgactgggcgcaaaatcGCCCCCAGCGCCGATTGTATCGCGGCTCGCCCACtgggggcgatttttatgcgtcctgagggggccaacggctggagatgcccttaatgGTCTACTCATGCAAAGCCTGAGAGAGTACGATTCCTTAACTAGTTGTTGCCATTGATAGGCAGCTGTTTGACCACCTATAAGCAACAAAGAAGATCAAGAAGGCCCAACCGCTCCTGAAGAAGGCAGCAGCTATGTGGAAGAGCAAGAGCAGGATGGCCACGGTTGGTGCCATTTCTCACAGGATCCATGCATTCATTCTGTCCGGCCGGGAAAAGTGTTCAAAAGTGGATTACCACAAGGCTCTCATGCTCTGCAAGATCGCGAAGCCGACGTGCCATGGCGGTGAGATGGTTGATGCCTCCCACTATTTAGCACTGTTTTGTCAAGAGGATGGTTTTGGTGGCTTCCCTGACTAGACACTGCACCCCAGCTTCAGCAACGGTGACGATTTCTATTACACTGACGAGTACGACACTAATGGTGATGAGGGAGACGAGCCCTCGGTGATGAATGCAATGAGGAGCAACCTGGAGGCTGAGGGCTTGGAATTCAACATGGACGACGATATTGACCAGGCTGCCAAAATGTTTGTCAGAAAGTTCCGTGAGCAGATGAACGCGAGTTTTTCTTGATGTTGTCTTTCATGCAGGGGCGAATCTACTAGGGGGGCTTTAACAGGCTTGAGCCCCCCCTCCAGCACTGCAAGAATGTTTTTTACTACTAGTTTCATGGCTCAGTTCAGCCACTTGCAACCCCAATCCAACAGATATTGGCATATGATACAGACTTTGAGCCTACCCTTCAGTTTCTGTCTAGATTCGCCACTGCTTCCATGTATACCATGCCCGGTAGCGCACATAGTGCTACGGCTATAACAAAGTGACTATAGAAGTGGTGAGAGTGAGACGATATCGTAGATAGGCCATGAACATTTGTGTCCATTCCCCAGGATACAAGATTCTGAACATGTCCTAGTTAGAAGTTTTTGATACATACCTTCCTGCCAAAGTCTGTACTTGTAGGTGTCTCAAAGGAAAGAAAAAACATTATATAATTTTTTTAGATTGCAAATCTTTTTTCTAAATTGTTTGAAATAGCTCCAACTGTTATTTATCTAGCCGGCTTCCACCAAACCTCGACCACTTGGCCGCTACGCCCTCCCGAAATTCCACACCTCCGTTGCTCACCAGTCTTGGAGGGTATGGCCCGCCACATTGAAGGAAACTAGTAAGCTTTGGCTCCCAACCCCCTTATTATCTCTTCTGAACCAAGAATCATAAGaatatttacccgcaaaaaaaaacataAGAATAAATTAATTAGTTGCCCATGTTAAAGTCGGACAAGTAGAGCGAGTTTGAGTAGAACGCTTCATAGTGATAAAAACATATAGATTGAACACCTGCAAAAAAAGTTTGTGTCTCGCTTAGCTGTATAGTAAAGATAGGTTACGGGACTTGACCTGGAGAACTTGGGCGCCCCTTCGCATCAAGATCTTCTTATGGCTCGCCTTTAGAAATCGATGCTGGACTGCTGAGCGACTCGCCCTGGACAGTGTGCACGCACAGGAGCCAGAGACCATGACGTGCCTGCTCCCTGGGTGTTCGGTCCGGTAGGTATGGCATGAAATCATGGCTTCATGTTGTTTGATGGTGACTATCCCCTCCAAGGACGCCCTATTTCTAGACTAGCTCGCATCTTTAGCCACCGGCGCCACACCATGTATGCGCCGCGGCTTACCTCTTTGGCTCTCCTCACTGCTTGGTGCATATGGAAGcaatgtaagagcatctccaatagccgcGCTAAActactccagcgggcgcgcaaaaacggcgcgcgcgctaTAACGGGTTGGGCGCGCGGTTGAAAACACTTACCCGCGCAGCGTATTTCGGGCGCCAGCTACAGCGCGCGGCACATtcgagcgctcgcgccgcactctctcctctcctcgtcctacgccccgcgcgcgccggcgccggcgccctgccacccacccatggacgcgcacaccggcGCCGCGCTCACCCCGCTGTACAGCCGCGACCCNNNNNNNNNNGCCGGAAACCCTAGCGCGGGAAGCGCtggcgtcgccaccgccggagctccgccgagccgcggatgaccacggcgccgggtggcgtcgcgccggcgccgtcccgtgccgccgccgcaccgtcgaagaAGGTCCCCAATGCGGCGCGGACGAAGAAGGGCAAAACATCCGCGAAGAAAAACAaagcggcggacggctccggcaccacgaaggcgaggggaaagaagcttgcagggcgttcgacggccgctgcggctaccgaagcgccggcgagctcactcgttgagccggccgccgacgcgcaccacgtgttcgacgaaatgcccctaAGGTGAAAAAATTTCCAACTTTTCTTTTCTTCTAATTTTTTCAATGCATCATcatcacatatagatagcttatttgcattgttcaaaaaactttgtagtctcaacaatgatgcatacatgtccactatgggtgttgggtccaacaattcgcattggtctcaaaccaatgacatccatttcgaagaccatgagtttgaggtggacgaggagggtgagggaattGTCGAGgcgccgaaaggaagagcgggcaattactcaaccaacgatgacaagttactatgccatacttatttgcaagtgtcgagggatccatccattggaggtgatcaaagtagagacgcgtattgggggcgaatgaaaaaacactttgatgctcacaacttgagtggaattgaccgctccgagagatcacttcggtctcgatggtcgacaatcaactcggattgtcaaaagtgggcggccgTACAAAAGGCAGTTGACAAGattaacccaagtggcacaaatgaggatgatcgagtaagtggcatctcatatatattcatcatacttgtttttggtgaccgaagtgctaacttgttttgtttttcttgtagtacaacattgcacaaaacttgttcaaagaagagacaaggacaaccaagaaggggaagatcaagaaaggcagggtctttaccttgcctcattgctatgaagtgttaaaggatgatgagaaatggaagaagcgtgatggtttggaggatttgcatttgagcaacaaacggAAGCGAGCAATTGAGAtgaatgatgatgaggaggaggatgatgatgcatcaagtgatgacggcaagagaagccccacacccaactcagtttcatactcgaagccaaaacgaccggatgggtgcaagaaagacaaaaccgaaaagaagaagaggaaaggagatgatgagctcaaaatgctatggaagctattgtgaaggcaagggtcgaagccaatgaggtgaggaaaatggcaaggaaccaagatgccgtggccgaggagaggaggttggcggccgaggagagaaggGTGGCAGCCGAGGAGAGaaaggtggctttggaggagaggaaagtgagcaacgaggagcgagctaagttgttggaatgggagaagcacttatTCTTCTTGACACATCTAACCTCAATGCGGCGCAAAAAGAGTATGTAAATCTTGCCCaacaagaagtcttgatccaaaaaagagccttggttcgtgcaatgggtggcggtggcctcggcgccatgggtggcggtggcctcggcgccatgggaggcatgggtggcttcggagccatgggaggcatgggtgcacatacggccgccatgggaggcatgggtgtacctccggccgccatgggaggcatgggtgcacctccggccgccatgggaggcatgggtggctttggagcaccctccgacgctttggccgccatgggaggcatgagttttgtttctctcatgggaggcatgggtgcacctccggccgccatggatgCAATGTCTTCCGATGTGCCttctcacacacattcccatgaagatgccgttgaagatcttgccaacaccgtcggagcttcacatgatgcggtgcgtgatgcggtgcgtgatgaggagagggaggaagattcatcttcggaggcggaagagtcatcttcggaagatgaggacgaagatgaAGATTGATGTGTCTTTAGGCCTTGAACTTTAGTTtgcatttgaacttggttggatgaacttgtgggcatgattttgaacttgtgggcatgaacttttattcatcaacttgtttgtgtcaaatttcACATGTTTATTTTTTTTTCCAAAATATCATATATGCAAAATGCCCAGTGAatcgcgcgcgctgtatttttgcgctctgctggagccagcgcggctgctggagccagcgcgggctgctggagccagcgcaggcgggcgcgcAAAACCAGCCACAGCGCGCGCGATAAACAGGTTTTTTTACGCGCGGCGCTTAGTGCGGctgttagagatgctctaacaCCCACGTCTTCAACGCGGAGCGGCCATCCATCTCACAcctcacctccatgatcaaggatGAGGCTAGCAGCTGGGCTCGTGTGGGTGCTCTAGGACTAACACATCATCATACCAGAGACGTAGCCTTGCTGCCTGGGGAGCACACACCTTCACACTGTGTTTGTGCGCACTTAACTCTGACTGCCACGTCACGTCTTCATGTTGTTAGAGGTCCCCTGTAGctactctatgctacttttcctacCTATCAGTGTAATACGCAAATTTTTTGCGTATTCGCGGAAAAATTAGATAAGCTCAAATAAGAAGGAAAAAACACAAACGCCGTACTAATGCCCATGGGGAAATCCAGACAAAGCTGAAAGTATGGCTTGATTTTGATGAAATACAAGATTCTTTTTGTAAATATGGCGGCAGTCAAGAGGTTGTGCCCATCTCTTCTCCATCCAACGGCTAGAGATGCATGGATGCAACTGATACATAGATTCGCCCCTTGCACTAGATACGTTCTCTCCCGACCAAGATTTCGGCTACCTGATGCCATTTTTTTTCTCTAGGACAGCGGATTTCCCGGTTACCATTGTAACCACAAAATTCAGATGACGCTAATTTATGTACGCAAACGTTTAGATTCAAAAAAGCCACGCTCAATTTATGTATGCGAATGTTTAAATTCAAAATATTTAAAATGTTTGCTATTTTTTGTCCAATACTTGCATTTACCCAGGGGCGGTCAGAGACGTGGTTACCGAAAAagactttcgccccgctttatatataaagcaatgaccGACCACAGCTCAGATACAAACGCACAccaccacaacacacgcacacacccaaggctggatacataggcgctgagcgcagcaacactacCCCTAGTACTACAAGAGCAACCGGAGTCCTCAACCGCGGACACGCCAACGCGAAGAGAagaagccgcatatgacgaaccgtgtgctccaaggcggcgccttcaggaaggttaCGTCACCAGAGCGCCGTCACTACCCAACCCGAGGATCAGAAtttcccctggagcaacacgacgggcaatgagagccgcgacgacgccttcaaaaagggagcgagcttcgccgccgccagtccgtccgaagatagatcaggttttcaccccggccaacactcaccATCATCGGACGCCACATCCCATTGACCACGCCGTCCACATggccatggccaccgggcagcaccTAGCCACGGGCTTTGCCCAAGAGCACCACGgagccaccaccagggccgccgtccTGACATCCAAGACCTGGACACCACCTCACTCGAGATCCatcgctaccccaaccaaagatacGAGCGGAAAGGAACTGCCTTTCGCACCCTTGGGCTTCCCCCAACGCCGAAACCTGAAGGCCGGCCAAAATTGGCCTCCATCGACCCGTCCTGCTGCCAGGCGCGAGATGAGCaccgtcctgctgccgggcgcaagACGAGCATGATCCTGCTCACGGGCGTGAGACGaggtcggtcctgctgccgggcgctagACTTGGTCAGTCCTGCTACCGGGCGCGAGACGAGTTCGGGCCTGCTGCCGAGCGTGAGACGAGCGATGGACTGTAGTCGGGGAAGGGCCGAACCTTCGACGAAGGTAGCAACCAGACGGCGAGGAGAGGGCCCAAGATCGAAACGGGCCGCCTACAGACAAGCCGACACCGGAAAGCTAGCCGCCATCCCAGTCAACCCGCCGAGTTGCCGTGGAGCCGGCACGGCgaagccacctcgccgccgccacccacagCTGGGACCGCAGGCATGCCGGGCCAGGCCCCAAACCCACGCCGCCGGCCGGCAAAAGGCGAAATCCGGCCGGCACGCAACACCACCGCCGCCACCGTGCCTTGCCGACGACGACGGGCGCATCAGCCCCCGCGCACCGCTGGCAGGCCCTTGCCGCCGACCCGCCGAACCAGAGCCGCCGGGGCCTCCACCACGCGCAGCCACCGTGCCACCCACACGGCCCAGGACGGCCAGCACCGCCGCATCTCGCCGAAGTGCGCGCCCACCAGATCCGAGCAAAAGAAGCCCCGATTCATCACCAAAACGGTCAGCCGCCGCTCCTCCATCGCGAGGGAGAcagagaggaggaggccgccgcTCCCTGGGGCTGCCGCCCCAGCATCCAGTGCCGTCGCGCCGCAGAAGAGGCCGGAGGGCCATATCCGCGCTGGCGCGTAGCTCCGCGATGCACGCCTCGTCGTCCGGGGTCGGCCTTCGCGCGTGACCAGAGAGAaaggcccgccgccgccggcagccgcacgggctttgcccggcggggaCGCCCGACGGCGGCGAGGGGGGAGAGAGCAggtgggggtggcggcggcggggttagGTCACCCGAGCCGCCCTCCTAGAGAGCGACGCGGTTTGAGAAATGTGGTTATCGGGTGATAATCAAATTGTGGACCAAGGATAAAATCACCCGATTCTAAAGGTTGAGATAATTAGCACCCCTTGCGCGCCAAGCATCACCATTCAAACACTCAAGACGGATCACCCGGCAGAACAAAAATATCTTCCCACGGTTAAAATCCGGAAATATACACCCACGCGGCCACGCCATGTATAAATGAGAATTGATGTGGTTGTTGTCACAGGACGCCAAGTCAAAAACTCCATAAAGGTGTTTGGAGACTTGCGAAAGCATGAAAAAACACGGAAGCTCCCATATAGATCTATCACGGAGATTGCTCCCTTCTACTTTCTGCTAGTTGACGAGCGAGCAGGAAAGCGGCCGGAGGAGAGGCAAAGCTACGCAGATCTCACGTACAGCAACGCAAAGCAGCGGGGAAAACGAAGAAAAATCAGAGACGCGTAGCTGCAACCTTTGGGATTCCGAGCGTGAATCACACGACCGGAGACCCGGCAAGGAAAGCTGTCCGGTCTGCTTGCTTTGGGCAAAATTATTCTAAGCCATCTATCAGCTAGCTTTACCACTTGATTAAAGGAGAGATATTGGCAGTTTGGTACCCCAACCCAAAAGGGCCAATCCTAGCCCTGGGACAGGTGCCTTTCGTGACTTATTAATACATACTTCCCCATAAGTTCCTTGCTTAGTTCCACTGTCAACATTCTTATAGTGCTCACTCCACATGCCTATTTTTTCTCTCTGGTATATGCTATTGCTAGCTGCTTTCACATGCTTTATCACGCGAGGAACCAAAAGTTTGATCCTGACATGACCTATGGTGGTTGCAATGTTAATTGCATGCTCAGCTTCCGACTATAAATGCACCATTGGAGCCTCAGGACAAAGCCCATGCCTCATTTCAAGACAGCTTCTCTCATCTCTGTATCCCAGTGACCTACCCGATTCCAAGCCTGAGGCACCATAGCTTAGCATCCTACTTATTTCCCTTCATAACCAGCTCGACCATCTCTCAGAACCAAAGATGAAGATCGGGAAGGCTCCTGAGCTCTTGAAGAAGGCGGCAGCAATGTGCAAGAGCAAGACCGCAAGGCTCCTCATCCTTGCCTCGCTCCAGCGCCGTGGGATGGCTAGAACAGCCGTGGTCTCTCGCAAGATCGACGCGCTTATTGTGGCCGACTGGGAGAGAGTGGACCGCCACAAGGCTCTCGCGCTGCGCACAATGGAGAAGAGACCAATCATCGTCCATGAGAGTGACTTTGAGGCCAATTTCTCTCATCACTTGGCGGTGTTCAACCAAGAGAATGGTCATGGTGGCTGCCCAGCTGAGTGGACACTGCATCCCCTCTTCAACAACGACCACGACAACTGCCGTTACActaaggatgatgatgtgctaattGATTCATGTGATCAAGACAACGATGATGAGCCATCTGTCGTGGATGTGATCAGGAGCAACCAAGAAGCTGAGGGGTTGGAGTTCGACATGGAGGAGGATATTGACCAGGCTGCTGATATGTTCATTAGGAGGTTTCGGCAGCGTCTGAACGAGGGATTTTAGGGTCTTGTTTGTACATGCATGTACCTTGGCTTAGGGTGTTGTCTTCTTTTTAGGTGCCCAAAAATTAGAAAATTTTGTAGAAATCAATATGAGTGGGAGTTGAGGCTTGACAAACAGTTATCCTTATCATCATTTGTTTTTGAAATCTTTTGTTAACATCCAAGATCCCTCAGCCGTACCCACCTCTATAGGAAAAACCATCTACACCGAGTACTTTGCGGGTCGCGGTGTAAATCCACAGGCACTTGGCATACATACAACATGTTTGCCGAGTATCGTGTAAATTAAA
It encodes:
- the LOC119297630 gene encoding uncharacterized protein LOC119297630, which encodes MKIGKAPELLKKAAAMCKSKTARLLILASLQRRGMARTAVVSRKIDALIVADWERVDRHKALALRTMEKRPIIVHESDFEANFSHHLAVFNQENGHGGCPAEWTLHPLFNNDHDNCRYTKDDDVLIDSCDQDNDDEPSVVDVIRSNQEAEGLEFDMEEDIDQAADMFIRRFRQRLNEGF